The Coleofasciculaceae cyanobacterium genome has a segment encoding these proteins:
- a CDS encoding YCF48-related protein, with amino-acid sequence MKWFRFNSLDAVKGIGVLLLSILTCCCFDVDTALAHSPHDAIVDVELSPNYDRDQTAYFILDGYLPIWGNLFKSKDGGDRWQRIEKGLDNQHKLFSLAVSSQSKETLFLSTLGDGIYKSQDGGASWNKVNQGLETLSIDLVAISPDSADVVFAAGTESGLYKTENGGTSWSTVTPGENKIKAIAFNPNNQIIVGDDRGNLYSSTDRGKNWQPLTTLENSGAIQAVAISPRYKTDRTVWVGTEKAGIWQTLDGGVSFLPVNNGISDRSIMSLAISPNYETDLTILASTWHEGVFRSTDGGKSWNKQSRGLKKHAQADTTLYKSPHFSDLSISATYSQDKTLLLAGFDGVFKSTNGGRSWRDVNIGKGTTSIRNIAISPNYQHDSTVAISTIYQGVYLSRDRGATWTPINRGLGTDRLLKQNLIAETGNLVFSPDYSSDDTILASSWGSLAKTTNRGKFWHKFWVPKPLRRDSYMVVSPNFASDQAKPGSEADRTVYLVTLPGKILKSTDGGKNFSRVGEIGEQAAFIPSLAISPNFARDRTLYIGNFTGGVYKSVDAGATWQPIKGLVAKDDYAKLAISPNYQSDRTVFAGTAKGLFVTQDGGTSWRKLPGTAYGGDSYIETIAVSPNYQSDRTFLISVRGEGLFKTADGGTTFTQVGDYLTGELMFSPAYSVDQTIYGSSGAELYRSTNGGDAWQTIVVPQPDYNFLTILDHFVVSSPERRYLVAALAALLSYLLLGYLRLGKRLPLRKWQLKTGAAFTAFIGVLGLLSV; translated from the coding sequence ATGAAATGGTTTCGTTTTAACTCTTTAGATGCGGTTAAAGGCATTGGAGTTTTGTTGCTGTCAATTTTAACTTGCTGCTGCTTTGATGTAGATACAGCATTGGCACATAGTCCCCACGACGCGATCGTTGATGTCGAACTTTCACCCAACTACGATCGCGACCAGACAGCATATTTTATTCTGGATGGTTATCTGCCTATCTGGGGTAATTTATTCAAGTCAAAAGATGGAGGCGATCGCTGGCAAAGAATTGAAAAGGGTTTGGATAATCAACATAAATTATTTTCCTTGGCTGTCTCATCTCAATCTAAGGAAACTCTCTTTCTCTCAACCTTGGGAGATGGAATCTATAAGTCACAAGATGGAGGAGCATCTTGGAACAAGGTGAACCAGGGACTAGAAACTTTGAGTATTGACTTAGTGGCGATCTCTCCTGATTCGGCTGATGTAGTTTTCGCTGCGGGAACTGAATCGGGACTCTATAAAACAGAAAACGGTGGGACAAGTTGGTCAACCGTTACGCCAGGGGAGAACAAAATTAAGGCGATCGCTTTTAACCCGAACAACCAGATAATTGTAGGGGACGATCGCGGAAATCTTTACTCTTCAACGGATCGGGGTAAAAACTGGCAGCCATTAACTACCCTCGAAAATAGTGGGGCAATTCAAGCCGTGGCAATTTCGCCTCGCTATAAAACAGATCGAACTGTTTGGGTAGGAACAGAAAAAGCGGGAATCTGGCAAACACTTGACGGTGGTGTTTCTTTTTTACCAGTCAATAACGGCATCAGCGATCGCTCGATTATGTCTTTGGCAATCTCGCCTAACTATGAGACAGATTTAACGATCTTGGCTTCTACCTGGCATGAGGGTGTTTTTCGCTCCACTGATGGTGGCAAAAGCTGGAACAAACAAAGCAGAGGTCTGAAAAAACACGCCCAAGCAGATACCACTTTATATAAAAGCCCTCATTTTAGCGACTTGAGTATTTCTGCTACCTATAGCCAAGATAAAACCCTGTTGCTAGCTGGTTTTGATGGCGTATTTAAATCCACCAATGGAGGACGTAGTTGGCGGGATGTCAACATCGGCAAAGGAACGACAAGCATCCGAAATATAGCCATATCACCAAATTACCAACATGATTCTACAGTTGCCATTTCTACTATCTATCAGGGGGTTTACCTGAGTCGCGATCGAGGAGCTACCTGGACTCCGATTAATCGTGGCTTAGGAACAGATCGTCTACTCAAACAAAATCTAATCGCTGAAACAGGAAACTTAGTTTTTTCTCCCGACTACAGTTCGGATGACACTATACTGGCTAGTTCTTGGGGTAGTTTAGCCAAAACCACCAATCGAGGTAAGTTCTGGCACAAGTTTTGGGTACCTAAACCTTTACGGCGTGATAGCTACATGGTTGTTTCTCCCAATTTCGCAAGCGATCAGGCGAAGCCTGGCAGCGAAGCTGATCGCACTGTTTATTTGGTAACGCTACCAGGTAAGATTCTCAAATCTACTGACGGAGGCAAGAACTTTTCCCGGGTTGGGGAAATTGGCGAACAGGCTGCTTTCATTCCTTCTCTGGCAATCTCTCCCAATTTTGCCCGCGATCGAACCCTCTATATAGGTAATTTTACTGGAGGGGTTTATAAATCGGTAGATGCTGGTGCTACCTGGCAACCGATAAAGGGTTTAGTTGCTAAAGACGACTATGCCAAGTTAGCGATTTCTCCCAACTACCAAAGCGATCGCACGGTTTTTGCTGGCACTGCCAAAGGGTTGTTTGTTACCCAAGATGGCGGGACAAGCTGGCGCAAATTGCCTGGCACTGCTTATGGTGGAGATAGCTATATCGAAACTATTGCCGTCTCCCCCAATTACCAAAGCGATCGCACTTTTCTTATTAGTGTCAGAGGGGAAGGTTTATTTAAAACTGCCGATGGAGGCACAACTTTTACTCAGGTTGGCGATTATTTAACTGGAGAACTTATGTTCTCTCCTGCATATTCTGTTGACCAAACTATTTATGGTTCGTCTGGGGCTGAACTATATAGATCGACCAATGGCGGTGATGCTTGGCAAACTATAGTAGTTCCTCAACCTGACTACAACTTTTTGACCATTTTGGATCATTTTGTGGTCAGTTCCCCCGAACGAAGATATTTAGTTGCTGCGCTCGCTGCTTTATTGAGTTATTTACTTCTAGGCTATTTACGCTTAGGCAAAAGATTGCCCTTGAGAAAATGGCAGCTTAAAACGGGTGCTGCATTTACAGCATTCATCGGCGTATTAGGCTTGTTGTCCGTCTAG
- a CDS encoding heparin lyase I family protein, with protein MNILKLLLLFSIIVLLPRHSLANIIWTNTFDDEIFDNTYRQFQSHQCSSNSDYVDNSLFKFVTSPVRGGRLAMQHHVQNCDERSEIGIPDGILKENQEYWIGWSYFFPNDFLKPVEGEPDLSIVQQMFYQASFRDQRAGITLFECNSKSSRGGTLKTRGVPGSYMTISPDGGTFDYTVSFYQGQDSQGRYIFGCKNFSIPARINEWDDFVLNVRPSSDSSQGFVKIWKNGKLYVNEKVALLRPGVSAMGAWKIGVYVGDPGHGERLLYTDELRVGNGNSSFEEVSPQDN; from the coding sequence ATGAATATCCTTAAATTGCTTCTGCTGTTCTCAATCATCGTTTTATTACCTCGACATTCATTAGCCAACATCATTTGGACAAATACTTTTGATGACGAGATTTTTGATAATACTTACCGACAATTCCAAAGCCATCAATGTAGCTCAAACTCAGATTATGTAGATAATAGTCTGTTTAAGTTTGTCACTTCTCCCGTTCGCGGTGGCAGATTGGCAATGCAGCATCATGTCCAGAATTGTGATGAGCGCAGCGAGATTGGAATTCCTGATGGCATTCTTAAAGAAAACCAAGAATACTGGATTGGCTGGAGCTACTTTTTTCCTAATGATTTCCTCAAGCCAGTCGAAGGCGAACCCGACCTTTCGATCGTGCAGCAAATGTTCTATCAGGCATCTTTTCGCGATCAGCGTGCGGGAATAACGCTCTTTGAATGTAACAGCAAATCGAGCCGAGGTGGGACATTAAAAACAAGAGGAGTTCCAGGTAGCTACATGACTATCTCTCCTGACGGTGGCACATTTGATTACACTGTTTCTTTTTATCAAGGACAAGATAGTCAAGGAAGATATATTTTTGGCTGTAAGAATTTTAGTATTCCCGCCAGAATTAATGAATGGGATGACTTTGTGCTCAATGTTCGACCTTCCTCAGATTCTAGTCAAGGATTTGTCAAAATTTGGAAAAATGGCAAACTTTACGTCAATGAAAAGGTGGCACTGCTTCGTCCTGGAGTGAGTGCTATGGGTGCGTGGAAAATTGGTGTATACGTGGGCGATCCTGGTCATGGTGAACGACTACTCTACACCGATGAGCTGAGGGTAGGAAATGGAAATTCTTCTTTTGAAGAAGTCTCCCCTCAAGATAATTAA
- a CDS encoding beta-1,6-N-acetylglucosaminyltransferase, which translates to MEILLLKKSPLKIIKLRVEYFAMKVVYFIQSHKNPEQICRLVKVIKKSSANSLVLLSHDFSCCELDLTNLQQFSGIELITRKKSARRGDNSVLEIYLDAINWLHEHNYDFDWLICLSGQDYPIQPIPQIEAFLAQTEYDGFINYWDILGEESPWGKEAGRKRFFAQYISLPLWTKWWLRKISRIEPFIPFLKIQWRFALIGLGAKSVPFDDNFRCYGGWYWNSLSRKCLDFLRNYLEEHPEVLKFYQRTLAPEESLIPTVLVNSNQFNLCNDCMRYLDFPSELFGYAQSLTVDDYLKIVSSNSHFARKFESESDNKILDLLDELLDSKATGNAALK; encoded by the coding sequence ATGGAAATTCTTCTTTTGAAGAAGTCTCCCCTCAAGATAATTAAGCTTAGAGTCGAATATTTTGCTATGAAGGTTGTCTATTTTATTCAAAGTCACAAAAACCCAGAACAAATTTGTCGGTTAGTTAAAGTAATTAAAAAGTCCAGTGCCAATTCTTTAGTGTTACTCAGTCATGACTTTAGCTGTTGCGAGCTAGACTTAACCAACCTCCAACAATTTTCAGGGATTGAACTAATTACAAGAAAGAAATCGGCAAGACGTGGTGACAACTCTGTCTTAGAAATTTATCTCGATGCTATTAATTGGTTGCATGAGCATAACTACGACTTTGACTGGTTGATTTGTCTGTCGGGTCAAGACTATCCGATTCAGCCAATTCCTCAGATCGAAGCTTTTCTGGCTCAGACCGAATACGACGGCTTTATCAATTACTGGGATATTCTGGGAGAAGAATCACCTTGGGGAAAAGAAGCAGGTCGAAAACGCTTTTTTGCCCAGTATATATCCCTGCCACTATGGACTAAGTGGTGGCTCAGAAAAATATCTAGAATTGAGCCTTTTATACCTTTTTTGAAAATACAGTGGCGTTTTGCTCTAATTGGACTGGGAGCAAAATCAGTCCCCTTTGATGACAATTTCAGGTGTTACGGGGGTTGGTACTGGAACAGCTTATCGAGAAAATGTCTAGACTTCTTGAGAAATTATCTAGAAGAACATCCTGAGGTATTGAAATTTTATCAAAGAACCTTGGCTCCTGAAGAATCTCTCATTCCCACTGTGCTAGTCAATAGCAATCAGTTTAATCTTTGTAATGACTGTATGCGTTATTTAGATTTTCCTTCAGAGCTTTTTGGCTATGCTCAAAGTTTAACCGTAGATGACTATCTCAAAATCGTCAGTAGCAACTCCCATTTTGCCCGAAAATTTGAGTCAGAGTCAGACAATAAAATCCTGGATCTGCTGGACGAACTGCTCGATAGTAAAGCTACTGGTAACGCTGCGCTTAAGTAA
- a CDS encoding DUF4038 domain-containing protein, whose amino-acid sequence MRRFFYLSLFSITLVLLLFVAKVGDVDFNRAQTIALKKSPLSQPIAATSDSETYPGLELKLPAYPMPTKLKIDSSERFLVRADGSPFVWIGDTFWLFSKLTRQQRIKLLDDRQSKGFNVVMIRVGMGNEEVNEPIGFNENLEPIESHFQEIDHLVAEANQRGMYVAIATGWWQIVRDYDAETLYKFGRFIGDRYKDNDNVIWLSAGESGGHRRKSELDLDRVKSLVQGIRDGDTGNKLLTIHADFQRGTSFSKMNTLVDFNNWQTSQWCCPNDLPRKDERNWTVWEAIAYDYQQSPTKPTLDAEAWYENTNLGGGTPATPYNVRRRAYFSIFAGGFGHSYGGSGVWDAMSNFDEALQLEGSTQIGYLSQFLHALGKDFLKLRPAQSMIVSGQSADYERHIQATMANDGSYGLVYTAGTSDFALNLSSLSAESVSVLWFNPRTKALSNKSTVQKATQVNFTTPEEGDWILVLGR is encoded by the coding sequence ATGAGACGTTTTTTTTATCTGTCACTATTTTCCATCACCTTAGTCTTGCTCCTGTTTGTAGCTAAAGTTGGGGATGTAGATTTTAATCGAGCTCAGACGATCGCACTTAAAAAGTCCCCCTTGTCACAACCAATAGCAGCTACCTCTGATTCTGAAACCTATCCAGGGCTGGAGCTTAAACTGCCAGCATATCCCATGCCAACCAAACTTAAGATAGATAGCTCTGAGCGGTTTTTAGTACGTGCCGATGGCAGTCCCTTTGTCTGGATTGGGGATACTTTTTGGCTGTTTTCTAAGCTAACTCGCCAACAACGGATTAAGCTACTAGACGATCGCCAGAGTAAAGGCTTTAACGTGGTGATGATTAGGGTGGGCATGGGAAATGAGGAGGTGAATGAGCCGATCGGATTTAATGAGAATTTAGAGCCGATTGAGAGTCATTTTCAGGAAATAGACCATTTAGTAGCAGAAGCTAACCAGCGAGGTATGTATGTTGCGATCGCTACAGGATGGTGGCAGATTGTTCGAGACTATGATGCCGAAACACTCTATAAATTTGGCAGGTTCATCGGCGATCGCTATAAAGATAATGACAATGTTATCTGGTTGAGTGCTGGTGAGTCTGGCGGTCATCGGCGTAAAAGCGAGCTGGATTTGGATCGGGTTAAGTCACTGGTGCAGGGAATTAGAGATGGTGATACGGGAAATAAGCTTTTAACCATACATGCCGACTTCCAGCGTGGTACTTCTTTTTCTAAGATGAATACTTTAGTAGATTTTAATAACTGGCAAACCAGTCAATGGTGTTGTCCTAACGATCTTCCCCGTAAGGACGAGCGTAACTGGACTGTTTGGGAAGCGATCGCCTACGACTATCAACAATCTCCGACCAAACCAACTTTAGATGCTGAAGCCTGGTATGAAAATACTAATCTAGGAGGAGGGACACCTGCGACACCATACAATGTTCGTCGGCGTGCCTATTTCAGCATTTTTGCTGGCGGTTTTGGACATTCCTATGGCGGGTCGGGAGTCTGGGATGCAATGTCTAACTTTGACGAGGCACTGCAATTAGAGGGTTCAACACAGATTGGCTACCTCAGTCAATTTCTGCACGCCTTGGGCAAAGATTTTCTAAAGTTAAGACCAGCCCAATCAATGATTGTTAGCGGACAAAGTGCCGATTACGAGCGACATATTCAAGCAACTATGGCTAATGACGGCAGCTATGGGTTGGTGTACACCGCAGGTACGAGTGATTTTGCACTAAATCTTTCTTCGTTGAGTGCTGAGTCGGTATCGGTTTTGTGGTTTAACCCTAGAACAAAGGCATTGAGTAATAAAAGTACGGTACAAAAAGCAACTCAAGTCAATTTTACTACCCCAGAAGAAGGAGATTGGATTTTAGTACTGGGACGGTAA
- a CDS encoding acyltransferase, with amino-acid sequence MLNSVIKRATQSSSFWSYRRESILTALVEWIPRAPGIVLRNWIYRSLFAKMGSSVRIQSGVELVQPNQIEVGDRVIINRGTYLSSAGTSKTELGNNSVCLEDRVNLGFGVQINTFGNNSQIYLRKQVILDRGVDLRSLDRGYIEIGESTYIGPYTCLAGPGSIKIGQSCLIASHSGIYANNHNFADPTLKIVEQGITCKGIVIEDDCWLGTGVKVLDGVTIGQGSVIGAGAVVSKDIPPYSVAVGVPAKVISQRNREQQLDRLRSP; translated from the coding sequence ATGTTAAATTCTGTTATCAAACGAGCAACACAGTCCAGTTCATTTTGGTCTTATCGTCGAGAATCTATCTTAACTGCCTTAGTAGAATGGATTCCCAGAGCACCAGGTATTGTTCTGAGAAATTGGATTTATCGTTCTCTTTTTGCCAAAATGGGTAGTTCGGTACGTATTCAATCAGGAGTAGAACTTGTTCAGCCGAACCAGATAGAAGTTGGCGATCGCGTCATTATCAATCGTGGAACTTATCTTAGTAGTGCTGGGACAAGTAAAACTGAGCTAGGAAACAATAGTGTCTGTTTGGAGGATCGAGTCAACCTAGGATTTGGCGTACAAATTAATACTTTTGGCAACAACAGTCAAATTTACCTGAGAAAGCAAGTAATCCTCGATCGCGGTGTCGATCTGAGATCTCTCGATCGCGGATATATTGAGATCGGCGAATCTACCTATATTGGTCCATACACTTGTCTAGCTGGCCCTGGTTCGATAAAAATCGGTCAAAGCTGTCTCATTGCCTCCCATTCAGGAATTTACGCCAATAATCATAACTTTGCTGACCCCACACTTAAAATTGTCGAACAAGGAATTACCTGCAAAGGAATTGTTATTGAGGATGACTGTTGGCTGGGGACTGGGGTAAAAGTTCTCGATGGAGTCACCATCGGTCAAGGTAGCGTCATCGGTGCAGGAGCGGTAGTAAGTAAGGATATTCCACCCTATTCCGTTGCAGTTGGCGTACCTGCGAAGGTAATCTCGCAGCGAAATCGCGAACAACAGCTTGATAGATTGCGATCGCCATGA
- a CDS encoding SDR family oxidoreductase: MKILVTGTEGYLGSLLAPLLMQHGHEVLGVDTGFYKVGWLYNATELTPRTLNKDIRHITAEDLEGIEAVVHMAELSNDPTGQLAPNITYEINHQGSVRLAKLAKAAGVERFVYMSSCSVYGVATEDYVTEESAVNPQTDYAKCKTLVERDVKPMASDRFSPTFLRNATAYGASPRMRFDIVLNNLAGLAWTTNEIKMTSDGTPWRPLVHALDICKAILCSLEAPREIVHQQVFNVGDTAHNYQVKEIAQTIAGVFKGCELSFGQSDGDNRSYRVSFEKINQTLPGFKCDWNAQRGAQQFYDLFNRIDMSAETFSFRGFTRLKQLEYLIKTGQIDRDFFWKGQSPVVSIPEATKEPAIA, translated from the coding sequence ATGAAAATATTAGTTACTGGAACAGAAGGCTATCTTGGTTCTTTATTAGCACCACTTTTAATGCAGCATGGACATGAAGTACTTGGCGTAGATACTGGTTTTTATAAAGTCGGTTGGCTTTACAATGCGACTGAGTTAACTCCTAGAACTCTCAATAAAGATATCCGCCATATCACCGCAGAAGACCTTGAGGGGATTGAGGCTGTGGTTCATATGGCAGAACTATCTAACGATCCTACGGGTCAACTTGCACCAAATATTACCTATGAAATTAATCATCAAGGTTCAGTACGTTTGGCAAAATTAGCCAAAGCTGCGGGAGTGGAAAGGTTTGTTTATATGTCTTCCTGTAGTGTTTATGGAGTAGCGACAGAAGATTATGTCACTGAAGAATCTGCCGTCAATCCTCAGACTGACTACGCCAAGTGTAAAACTCTAGTCGAGCGGGATGTAAAACCAATGGCTAGCGATCGCTTTTCGCCGACCTTTCTCCGTAATGCCACTGCCTATGGAGCTTCTCCCCGAATGCGGTTTGATATTGTCTTAAATAATTTGGCAGGATTAGCCTGGACGACTAATGAAATTAAGATGACCAGTGATGGAACTCCTTGGCGACCTCTAGTTCATGCTTTAGATATCTGCAAAGCTATATTGTGTAGCCTGGAAGCTCCAAGAGAGATTGTTCATCAGCAAGTTTTTAATGTCGGTGATACGGCTCATAACTATCAGGTAAAAGAAATTGCCCAGACAATTGCAGGAGTATTTAAAGGATGCGAGCTAAGTTTTGGGCAAAGCGATGGTGATAATCGCAGCTATCGTGTTTCTTTTGAGAAGATAAATCAAACTCTGCCTGGATTCAAGTGTGATTGGAATGCTCAAAGGGGAGCGCAACAGTTTTACGATTTGTTTAATCGAATTGATATGTCGGCAGAGACTTTCAGTTTCCGAGGATTTACCCGTCTCAAGCAACTGGAATATTTGATTAAAACTGGGCAAATCGATCGCGACTTCTTCTGGAAGGGACAATCCCCAGTCGTCAGCATACCAGAAGCAACCAAAGAACCAGCGATCGCCTGA
- a CDS encoding YCF48-related protein — protein sequence MVLPKLNYLKVTILGLLLTLACFTLNVQAAFAHYPHDDILAVEVSPNYQQDRTLFINVRGNILRSQDGGDSWQTIVNGLDHQHELSALDIAAQSPKILFLASLGDGIYKTENGGDSWNKVNQGLATLSFDLVAIAPDLADVVFAAGTEKGLYKTENGGANWTLVMPENNKITAIAFDPAQPDMIVIGDNKGNLFYSRDRGESWQWLDTLEKSGAIKAVAISPDFALDRTFWVGTEKEGIWQTVDAGASFAKVNNGIRDRSIMSLAISPNYQRDKTILASTWQEGVFCSHNGGKSWKKYSKGLTKDGQADLPNFNRPHFSGLSMSQGYSQDRTVFMASFDGLFKSTDGGRVWQELNTLSSNIIVGLDVSPDYQNDSTVAITTYLGGAYISHDRGVTWMTINQGLAKDNWLKRTSKQILQDGYVGRLFGIEFSPNYRQDKTIFSPSWTYFLRSTNTGQDWQKIPLTSNKSSPLNRPTKYSIAVSPNFASDGTIYLGSMQGTGQDFMLKSTDGGLSFSQIGSINGQSIVYLAISPDFATDKTLYAGVHDGVYKTVDGGKTWQPTGNDIPSMPEESKLTISPNYKLDRTVFAGTAAGLFVTRDEGKSWRKLAVNADTERSYVDAVAISPNYQSDRTLIVSFRGKGLFKSVDGGTTFAQVGENLLNRNHSLANMYGFWPPTMPIKFSPAYSSDRTIYGVAETNLFKSTDGGNTWANLSLPTPQGTSLKQLITYYYLRLTVAPITKFLVAAIVALASYLILGRLRLDKTLSVRKMLITASGAFTAFMVVFMLFSI from the coding sequence ATGGTTTTGCCAAAATTAAATTATTTAAAAGTTACCATTTTAGGTTTGCTTTTAACTTTGGCGTGCTTCACTCTTAATGTACAAGCTGCCTTTGCCCATTATCCCCATGATGATATTTTGGCAGTTGAAGTATCTCCCAATTATCAGCAAGATCGAACTTTATTTATTAATGTGCGAGGAAACATCTTAAGGTCACAAGATGGAGGTGATAGTTGGCAAACGATAGTAAACGGTTTGGATCATCAACATGAATTATCTGCTTTAGATATTGCTGCTCAATCGCCAAAAATTCTCTTTTTAGCTAGTTTGGGCGATGGAATTTACAAAACAGAAAATGGAGGCGATTCTTGGAATAAAGTCAACCAAGGATTAGCAACTTTGAGTTTTGATCTAGTGGCGATCGCTCCTGATTTGGCTGATGTAGTTTTCGCTGCGGGGACGGAAAAAGGACTATATAAAACAGAAAATGGTGGGGCAAATTGGACGCTAGTTATGCCAGAGAATAATAAGATTACGGCGATCGCCTTTGACCCTGCTCAACCAGACATGATTGTAATCGGCGACAACAAAGGAAATCTTTTCTATTCTCGCGATCGCGGTGAAAGTTGGCAGTGGCTTGATACCCTCGAAAAGAGTGGTGCGATCAAAGCTGTAGCAATTTCTCCTGATTTTGCTTTGGATCGGACTTTTTGGGTGGGAACAGAAAAAGAGGGAATCTGGCAAACAGTTGATGCTGGAGCTTCTTTCGCTAAAGTAAATAATGGCATCCGCGATCGCTCGATTATGTCTTTGGCAATCTCACCTAACTATCAAAGAGATAAAACTATCTTAGCTTCTACCTGGCAGGAGGGAGTTTTTTGCTCCCATAACGGCGGTAAAAGCTGGAAAAAATACAGTAAGGGTCTGACTAAAGATGGTCAAGCCGATCTACCTAATTTTAATCGACCTCATTTTAGCGGCTTGAGTATGTCCCAAGGCTATAGCCAGGATCGAACCGTCTTTATGGCTAGTTTTGATGGGTTATTCAAATCTACTGATGGTGGACGTGTTTGGCAAGAATTGAATACCTTATCATCAAACATTATCGTCGGTTTGGATGTGTCACCAGATTATCAAAATGATTCTACCGTTGCCATTACTACCTACTTAGGGGGAGCTTACATCAGCCACGATCGAGGAGTTACCTGGATGACTATCAACCAAGGTTTAGCCAAAGACAATTGGCTTAAGCGCACTTCCAAACAAATTCTCCAAGATGGTTATGTAGGGAGATTATTCGGTATCGAATTTTCTCCTAACTATCGACAAGACAAAACTATATTTTCACCCTCATGGACTTATTTTCTAAGGTCTACAAACACAGGTCAAGATTGGCAGAAAATTCCCCTAACTAGTAATAAATCAAGTCCCTTAAATAGACCGACTAAATATTCCATTGCTGTTTCACCTAACTTTGCTTCTGACGGAACTATTTATTTAGGTTCGATGCAGGGTACAGGGCAGGACTTTATGCTCAAGTCCACTGATGGAGGTCTTAGCTTCTCTCAGATAGGAAGTATCAACGGTCAATCAATAGTATATTTAGCTATTTCTCCAGATTTTGCTACAGACAAAACTTTATATGCAGGGGTTCATGATGGTGTCTATAAGACAGTGGATGGAGGTAAAACCTGGCAACCGACTGGTAATGATATTCCCTCGATGCCAGAAGAAAGCAAGTTAACTATTTCACCTAACTACAAACTAGATCGAACTGTTTTTGCTGGTACGGCTGCAGGTCTTTTTGTTACCAGAGATGAAGGAAAAAGTTGGCGCAAATTAGCAGTAAATGCAGATACGGAGCGTAGTTATGTAGATGCGGTGGCTATATCTCCCAATTATCAAAGCGATCGCACTCTCATTGTCAGCTTCAGAGGCAAAGGCTTATTTAAATCCGTTGATGGGGGAACAACCTTTGCTCAGGTTGGCGAGAATTTGCTCAATAGAAACCATTCTTTGGCAAATATGTACGGTTTTTGGCCACCAACTATGCCCATTAAATTCTCACCTGCATATTCAAGCGATCGCACTATCTATGGAGTAGCTGAAACTAATCTCTTTAAATCGACAGACGGTGGCAATACCTGGGCAAATCTATCCCTACCCACACCCCAAGGAACGAGTTTGAAGCAGCTAATAACCTATTATTATCTCCGCTTAACAGTTGCTCCAATTACTAAATTTTTGGTTGCTGCCATAGTTGCGTTAGCTAGTTATCTAATTTTAGGACGCTTGAGGTTAGACAAAACATTGTCCGTAAGAAAAATGCTCATTACAGCCAGCGGTGCGTTTACAGCATTTATGGTCGTATTCATGCTCTTTTCTATTTAG